A genomic window from Diospyros lotus cultivar Yz01 chromosome 2, ASM1463336v1, whole genome shotgun sequence includes:
- the LOC127794828 gene encoding LOW QUALITY PROTEIN: rop guanine nucleotide exchange factor 12-like (The sequence of the model RefSeq protein was modified relative to this genomic sequence to represent the inferred CDS: inserted 2 bases in 1 codon): MVRALAEEQQAYYMSRLFNFRGTLHHENAAGRPPNATAECQPSKTPADEPVPPEKPPRIANDKPPKSPLPNEGGGGGDSPRAKDTNKPQMPSGRPQFLCIYAIDDIVVDLLFISEALDXDLCSDMELMKDRFSKLLLGEDMSGGGKGVSSALALSNAFTNLAASIFGEQRRLEPMAPERKARWRKEIDWLLSVTDHIVELVPSNQKSKDGVNMEVMTTRQRNDLHMNIPALRKLDAMLIDCLDNFKDQNEFTYATKEEESEKGKIARKDDKWWIPLPKVPPNGFSEATRKWLQFQKDSVNQVQKAAMAINALVLSEMDIPENYIDSLPKNGRASLGDLIYRSITVGDFFDPDQFLSTMDLSSELKILDLKNRIEASIVIWKRKMIAKDGKSAWGSAVSMEKRELFEERAETILLILKHRFPGIPQSALEISKIQYNRDVGQAILESYSRILESLAFTVISRIDDVLHADSLARNPTPAEETNCPLRDSSLVKREDKVPNANEELETPDSADAHNSMTLSDFMGWNMEAEGEMKKDSSADELLKENDAKSLNKPANILTSKKFSYLEKLENLGGLRSPTARH, encoded by the exons ATGGTTCGAGCACTTGCAGAAGAACAACAAGCGTATTACATGTCCAGGCTCTTCAATTTCAGAGGAACGCTGCATCACGAGAATGCTGCCGGCCGCCCACCCAACGCCACTGCCGAATGCCAGCCGTCGAAGACCCCCGCCGACGAGCCTGTGCCGCCGGAGAAGCCCCCCCGGATTGCCAACGACAAGCCTCCCAAGTCGCCTTTGCCCAAtgaaggcggcggcggcggagacAGCCCTCGAGCTAAAGATACTAATAAACCACAAATGCCTTCAGGCAGGCCTCAATTCTTATGCAtct ATGCAATTGATGACATTGTTGTTGATCTTCTCTTTATTTCTGAAGCTTTGGA GGATTTGTGTTCAGATATGGAACTGATGAAGGACAGGTTTTCAAAATTGCTGCTGGGGGAGGATATGTCTGGTGGAGGGAAGGGGGTTTCATCTGCCTTGGCATTGTCCAATGCCTTTACAAACCTTGCAG CCTCCATCTTTGGGGAACAAAGGAGGCTAGAGCCTATGGCGCCAGAGAGGAAGGCGAGGTGGAGAAAGGAAATCGACTGGCTCCTATCTGTGACGGATCACATAGTTGAATTAGTTCCTTCTAATCAAAAATCCAAAGATGGAGTAAACATGGAG GTAATGACAACAAGGCAGAGGAATGATCTCCATATGAACATCCCTGCACTAAGAAAGCTTGATGCTATGCTTATT GATTGCCTGGACAACTTTAAAGACCAGAATGAATTCACTTATGCGACTAAGGAGGAAGAGTCTGAGAAGGGTAAAATCGCAAGGAAAGATGACAAATGGTGGATACCTCTACCTAAGGTTCCCCCAAATGGGTTCTCTGAAGCCACAAGGAAATGGCTGCAGTTCCAGAAGGATTCCGTGAACCAAGTGCAAAAAGCAGCCATGGCTATCAATGCCCTGGTTTTGTCAGAAATGGATATCCCTGAAAATTACATAGATTCTCTCCCTAAG AATGGTCGCGCTAGTCTTGGAGACTTGATCTATAGGAGTATCACAGTTGGTGACTTCTTTGATCCAGACCAGTTTCTTTCAACGATGGACTTGTCATCAGAGCTTAAAATCCTTGACCTCAAGAATAGGATTGAGGCATCCATAGTGAtttggaagaggaagatgatCGCCAAAGATGGAAAGTCTGCTTGGGGTTCAGCTGTGAGCATGGAGAAGAGAGAACTATTTGAGGAAAGGGCAGAGACCATCCTACTCATTCTTAAGCATCGATTCCCTGGAATCCCCCAATCCGCACTGGAGATCAGCAAAATCCAATACAACCGG GATGTTGGACAGGCAATTCTGGAGAGCTACTCAAGAATATTAGAGAGTTTGGCCTTCACAGTCATATCGAGAATTGATGATGTTCTCCATGCTGATTCTCTTGCAAGAAATCCAACACCAGCAGAAGAAACAAATTGTCCCCTAAGGGATTCCTCACTAGTCAAAAGAGAAGACAAGGTTCCAAATGCAAACGAAGAGCTTGAGACGCCGGACTCAGCAGATGCACATAATTCAATGACGCTTTCGGATTTCATGGGTTGGAATATGGAAGCAGAGGGTGAAATGAAGAAGGATTCGTCGGCAGATGAATTGCTCAAAGAAAATGACGCAAAGTCCCTAAACAAACCGGCTAATATTTTGACCAGCAAGAAATTTTCCTATTTAGAGAAGCTTGAGAACTTGGGCGGTTTAAGAAGTCCAACAGCACGCCATTGA
- the LOC127795869 gene encoding photosystem I reaction center subunit VI, chloroplastic-like, translated as MASLATFAVVHPTAVKGLAGSSLAGTKLHVRPSRQSFRPSTHRAGAVVAKYGDKSVYFDLEDLGNTTGQWDLYGSDAPSPYNSLQSKFFETFAAPFTKRGLLLKFLILGGGSALAYVSATASPDLLPIKKGPQLPPKIGPRGKI; from the exons ATGGCTTCTCTAGCAACCTTCGCCGTCGTCCACCCTACCGCCGTCAAGGGCCTCGCCGGAAGCTCCCTGGCCGGAACTAAGCTCCATGTCAGGCCATCCCGCCAGAGCTTCAGACCCTCCACCCATAG AGCTGGTGCAGTGGTGGCCAAATACGGGGATAAGAGTGTGTACTTTGATTTGGAGGATTTGGGCAACACCACCGGGCAGTGGGACTTGTATGGCTCTGATGCTCCGTCGCCATACAACTCCCTTCAG AGCAAATTCTTTGAGACATTTGCTGCTCCTTTCACCAAGAGAGGATTATTGCTCAAGTTCTTGATATTGGGAGGTGGTTCTGCTCTGGCTTATGTTAGCGCCACTGCCTCACCAGATCTCCTACCCATTAAGAAGGGTCCCCAACTTCCGCCCAAGATAGGACCACGCGGCAAGATCTAA